AAGGATCTGGCGGCGCTGGCCCCGCTGCTGACGGTCGAGACGTCGCCCTTCCTGGCCTTCTGTACCGACGACCGCAATCCGCTGGAAATCGCGCATGAGGGGCATATCGATTTCCTGATCCGCAGCGCGATCGCGCGCGGCGTTCCGCCGCTGGCGGCCTATCGCGCCGCCAGCCTGACGGCGGCGCGCGCCTTCGGGCTGGCCGATCGCGGCATGCTGGCCCCGGGCCGGCGCGCCGACATCGTGTTCCTGGACGACCTGGAAACCTGCCAGGTCTCGGACGTTCTGGCCGGCGGCCGGCCGATCGGTCCGGCCCTGGAGCAGCGCCGGACGATTCCGGCGCCGGGGCGCGACAGCGTGATCCTGCGGCGCCCGGTCACGGCGGAGGATTTCACGGTTTCGGGGTCCGGGACCGGTCACCCGGTCATGGGCATCATCCCGGGCCAGATCATCACCGATTTCCTGACCCTGGACCTGTCGGCGCGGCACGGCAGGGTCGAAGCCGATTGCGACCGGGACGTGGCCAAGGTTGCCGTGGTGGCGCGGCATGGGCTGAACGGGAATATCGGCCGGGGCTTCGTCCGGGGCTTCGGATTGCGGCGCGGGGCGCTGGCGTCCTCGGTCGGGCACGATGCCCATAATATCTGCGTCGTCGGCGCCGATGACGGCGACATGGCCGTCGCGGTCAATCGCCTGGCCGAAATCGGCGGCGGCTTCGTGATCGTCCAGGACGGGCAGGTGCGCGCGGAACTGCCCCTGCCGATCGCCGGGCTGATGAGCGATGCACCGTTCGAGACCGTGCGCGACCAGTTGGAGACCCTGCGCGCGGCAACCCGCGCCATGGGCGTGACGCTGGAAGAACCGTTCCTGCAACTGGCCTTCCTGCCGCTGCCGGTCGTGCCGCATCTGAAGATCACCGATCACGGACTGGTCGATGTCGGGCAAATGCGGGTGATCGGCTGATCCACCGCCCCGGCGGCGGCATCGTGGAATAGTTCAACCTGTTGCAGATTCCGCCCCGGGCTCTTCATCACAGTTTGTCGTCTTCGGAAATACAACGACACCATCCTGAGAAATATCATATCGTAGACCGCTCGACACCGGTCGTTTCGCCGGGCGATCGTCCCTTGTCATCCGCGATTCGGTAATGTATGCGAATAATTCTTACTATCAGGGTTAAACGGGCGTGCTTCGCAAAATACATCGATGGATCGGACTGATCCTGGCTCTGCCCCTGGCACTGCAGGGGATAACCGGCACGCTTCTGATCCTGATCCCGCTGCTGACATCCGGACGCCCGCAGACCCACGCCACGGGCATCC
This genomic stretch from Gluconacetobacter diazotrophicus PA1 5 harbors:
- the ade gene encoding adenine deaminase, whose product is MSRTSPDIIARRIRQGSGQEPPDLVVRDVRLFDLVTGDLIPTDIAICGDTIVGMLDRYQGPNVIEGNGRVVVPGFIDTHLHVESSLVTPFEFERCVLPHGVTTAICDPHEMANVLGTDALRYFLDAATRMVMDLRVNLSSCVPSSSVETSGANLGADDLTPLMDHPKVIGLAEVMNMPGVLAGDPDCLAKLAAFSGRHIDGHAPLMRGRALNGYLAAGISTDHEATRADEALEKIRKGMTVLIREGSVCKDLAALAPLLTVETSPFLAFCTDDRNPLEIAHEGHIDFLIRSAIARGVPPLAAYRAASLTAARAFGLADRGMLAPGRRADIVFLDDLETCQVSDVLAGGRPIGPALEQRRTIPAPGRDSVILRRPVTAEDFTVSGSGTGHPVMGIIPGQIITDFLTLDLSARHGRVEADCDRDVAKVAVVARHGLNGNIGRGFVRGFGLRRGALASSVGHDAHNICVVGADDGDMAVAVNRLAEIGGGFVIVQDGQVRAELPLPIAGLMSDAPFETVRDQLETLRAATRAMGVTLEEPFLQLAFLPLPVVPHLKITDHGLVDVGQMRVIG